The DNA region AACTGCAATGGATCCCGATCTTCGGCTGGCTCACGATCAAGGGCCGCATGGTGCCGGTCGATCGCCGCAAGGGTGCAAAGGCGCTCGTCGCCATGGTCGAGCGCGCGCGCATCGAGCTCGCTCTCAACCGCCAGCTCATCATCTTTCCCGAAGGGACCCGCCGGCCGGCCGGGGCTGACCCTGCGTACAAACAAGGCGTCGCCCATCTCTACGTGGCGGAAGGTGTGCCCTGCGTGCCGATCGCGCTCAATTCGGGCTTGTTCTGGCCGCGTCGCTCGGTCCGGCGTCATCCCGGCAAGGTTTTGGTGGAGATCCTCGATCCGATCCCGGCCGGGCTTGCCCGCGAAGAATTCTTCCAGCGCTTGCAAGCGGCGATCGAGCCTGCCACCGCGCGGCTGATCGCCGAAGCGAAGGCGAGGGGTACGGATAAAACCTAAATCCGCTCGTCGGCGCGAAAGCGCGGACCGAATGCGATAGCGCGCTTGTCAGGTCCTGCTGGATTCCGACTGCAAGTCGGCTGTGGCCGACTTGCGCCTTCAAGTGCGCGAGGGAGTGAACGGCGCGGGACGGCGCCTCAGCTTTGTTCGTGCGTGCCCTTGAGTCGCTCGGCCAGAAGATGCAGCTCGCGGTCGCGGAAGCCCAGCTTCTCCAGCGCGCCGACCGTCTCCAAAACATAATCGCGGTTGTTGCCGGAGCGGCCGTGCCCCTGGCGCACGTGATGCAACTGCTGCTCCAGCGTGAGCCGGCCGGCGAACTGCTCATGGCCGCGGTCGACCATATAACAGACCGCGCTCACGCGCTGCTTGGGATCGTCGTCGAGCCAGACGGTGCGCCACGCCTCGCGGTAGACCATGGTCACCTGCTCGCGCTCGCGCAGATACTGGATCGTCGCCGCGCGTTTGTCCGCCGTCACCCGGTAGGCGACGCCGCGGCAGTTGCCGCCGCGATCGAGACCGAGCACCAGGCCGGGCTTTTCCGGCGTACCGCGGTGGACGAAGGAGTACACGCACAGGGCGCGATGGGCGCCGACGCAACGCGCCTTGCGCTGGTCGATGAAGTCGAAGCCGGGGCGCCAGATCAGCGAGCCGTAGCCGAAGACCCAGAGGTCCTCGCCATTGTTCTCAGGGGCGTTCATCGCGGGTGGGCTTCGACCACGGTATGTGAAGGAGGCTTCGCGTATCAGGGCGGGGGGCCACGCGCAATAAGCCCCTATCCGGTCACCGGGCGCCGCCTTCGGCCCATAAACGCCGCAATCGGTGCAGCTAAACTGAGGAACTATCCGATTCCGTGACGGTTTTCCGATAGGAACCCATGAGCGACGTGCTACCTAGACCGCGCGATTCCCAGCCCGCAGCCGTCGAAGCCGCGATGCCCCCCGATTCTGCGCGCCGCAAGCGGCGCTACATCGTTCTGACCGTCCTCGTCGCCCTCGTCATCGTCGGCTGGAGCGGGCTTTGGTATTACGCCGTCGGTCAGGCGGGCAACGTTCTCGACGGCTGGCGTGACCGCGAGGCGAAGGCCGGGCGCATCTACAACTGCGGCTCGGCGTCGATCGGCGGCTATCCTTTCCGTATCGAGGTAAGCTGCCAGAACGCGTCGGCGGTGTTCCGCGCCCTTCAGCCGCCGCTCGAGATCAAGACGGCGGACATCCTCGCCGCGGTGCAGATCTATCAACCCGATCTGATCATCAGCGAGTTCACCGGTCCGGCCACGATCGGCGACGCCGGCCACCCCCCGGTGCTCAGCGCCAATTGGAAGCTCGGCCAGGCCAGCGTGCGCGGCACGCCGACGGCGCCGGAGCGCGTCGCGCTCGTGTTCGATGCGCCGGTCCTCGAGCGCCTGTCGGGCGACAGCCGTGAGAGCTTGCTGAGGGCCAATCACCTCGAGCTGCACGGCCGCGTCGCCGAGGGATCCGCCGCCGACAAGCCGGTGATCGAGGCGGCGCTGAGCGCGGAGGGCATCACCGCGCCGGCTTTGCATCCTGCAGCGGCGCAGCCGCTCGACGCCGATATGGTCACCGTGTTGCGCGGGCTCAACGACCTTAGCCCCAAGCCTTGGGCCGAACGCTTCCGCGAAATGCAGGCCGCCGGCGGCCGCATCGACATCACCCGCGCGCGGGTGCAGCAGGGCAATATCCTGGCCGTTGGCGCCGGTCAGCTGATGCTCAATCCGCAGGGCCGGCTGCAAGGTCAGTTGCGCGTGACGATCGCCGGCATCGACGAATTCCTCGACAAGATCGGCGCCCAGCGCATGGTGCAGAGTTCGCCGACCATGGACCGGCTCGCCGGCTTCCTCGATCGCTTCTCGCCCGGCCTCGGCGCCGCGGCGCGGCAGCAGGCCGGCACGAACATCGCCGCCGGCATCAACATGCTGGGCGAACAGACGACGCTCGAAGGCCGTAAGGCGGTGACGCTGCCGCTGCGCTTCGATGACGGCGCGGCCTTCCTCGGTCCGATCCCGATCGGCAAGACACCGGCGCTGTTTTGAGCCGTCTTAGGGTAGCGCGTCGAGCAGCGCGGGTTTCACGCCAAGCTGGTCGATCAGGCGGGTGAGTTCCCCGCGCGCCTGCGCATTGCTGCGCTGATGGCGCTCCGCCAGAATGAGCTCGTTCTTCATCGTATGCTCGAGGCCGGTGAACTCGGTGACGCGCACTTTGTAGCCATGCGCCTCCAGGACCAAGCCGCGGATGACGTTGGTGACATGCGCGCCGAATTCCCGCCGCTGGATCGGATGGCGCCACAACTGACGTAACGGACCGCCGTGCCCTTCGAGCAGCCGCGCCACCTCGGCCTGGCAGCAAGGCACCAAGGCGATGACCTTGGCTTCATGCCGTAGCGCAAAGCGAATGGCGTCGTCGGTCGCGGTGTCGCAGGCATGCAGCGCCGTCACCATGTCGGCATGGCCGCCGGAGACCGTCGCCTCGGTGATCGGCGAGGCGATGAACGTCATCCGCTCGAAGCCCGACGACGCGGCCAAACCACGCGATGCTTCGACCAGTTTTTCCCGCGCCTCGATGCCGACGATGCTGCCGCGTCCGGCGGGTCCGAACACCAGGTCGTAGAGGATGAAGCCGAGATAGGATTTGCCGGCGCCGACATCGGCGAGCACCGGCTCTTCCTTCTCCTTGAGCAGCGTCTCCAAGGCGGGACGCAACAGCTGCGTCAGGTGCAAGACCTGCGTCAGCTTGCGTCGCGAGTCGGCATTGAGCGTGCCATCGCGTGTGAGGATGTGGAGCGCCTGCAGCAGCGGCACCGACTTTTCCGGATGCTGGCTCGGCCAGAGCTTGCTCCAGGCCTCTTTGTCTTTCGCCGCGGTATTTGCGCGTTTCATCCTTCGTCCGCCGCGTAAGGCTTGGGCAGCGGCGTGTGCGGCAAACCCGGATGCGGGCGGCCGAAATCGGGCGCGGGCGAATCCTGGCCGATCTGCACGATGCCGCGGCGGATCGCGCGCGTGCGCGTGAAGTGCTCGAACAAAGTGTTGCCGTCGCCGTTGCGGATCGCGCGGGTCAGCGCCGAGATGTCCTCGTTGAAGCGTCCGAGCATCTCCAGCACCGCGTCCTTGTTGGCGACGAAAATGTCGCGCCACATGGTCGGATCGGAGGCGGCAATGCGCGTGAAGTCGCGGAAGCCGCCGGCAGAGAACTTCAGCACTTCCGAGCGCGTCACGTTCTGCAGCTCGTCCGCGGTGCCGACGATGGTGTAGGCGATGAGATGCGGCAGATGGCTGGTGACGGCCAGCACCAGGTCGTGATGCTCCGGCGACATGGTCTCGACATTGGCGCCGAGCAGGCTCCAGAACGCGGCGAGCTTCTCGGTGGCCGACGGATCGGTGCCTTCCGGCGGCGTCAGAATGCACCAGCGGTTCACGAACAGCTCGGCAAAGCCGGCGTCGGGCCCGGAATATTCGGTGCCGGCGACCGGATGGGCCGGCACGAAGTGCACGTTGCTCGGCAGATGCGGGCTCATGTCGCGCACGACCGAGCCCTTGACCGAGCCGACGTCCGAGACGATGGCGCCGGGCGCGAGATAAGGCCCGATCTCCTGCGCCACGGGTCCGCAGGCGCCGACCGGAATACAGACGATGACGAGGTCCGCGCCTTCGACGGCGGCGGCGTTCGATTCAACGACTTGGTCGGCGATTCCGAGTTCAGCGACGCGCCGGCGCGTCTCCGGCGAGCGCGCGGTGGCGACGATTGAGCCGACGGCGCCTTGGAGCTTCGCCGCGCGCGCGATCGACGAGCCGATCAGGCCGACGCCGATCAAGGCCATCCGGTTGAAGAGGGTTTTCGACGTCATGCAAACCTCTCGCCGTCATCCTGAGGTGCGCGCCGAAGGCGCGCCTCGAAGGATGACGGGCACTGACTCTCGGGCCGTCGCCCTTCGAGGCTCGGCGCGTGCCGCGCCTCGCACCTCAGGGTGACGGGACCAACGTTGTGCCCGGCAAAGCTCACGCCGCTTTCCCCAAGAACTCCTTGAGCGCGGCGACCACCAGACGATTGGCTTCCTCGGTGCCGATGCTCATGCGCAGCGCGTTCGGCAGGTGATAGGCCTTCACGCGGCGCATGACCAAGCCGCGCTTGGTGAGGAATTCGTCGGCCTCGGCGGCGCCCTTGCCGGGCGTGTCCGGGAAGTGGATCAGGATGAAGTTGGCGACGCTCGGCGTCACCTTGAGCCCGAGCTTGGCCAGTTCCTTCGTGACCCACGCCAGCCACTCGCCGTTGAAGGCGATTGAGCGCTCGATGTGCCCGGAGTCGCCGATCGCGGCGATGCCGGCGGCGCTGGCCGGCGCGCTAACATTGAACGGTCCGCGGATGCGGTTGAGCGCATCGCAGATATGCGCCGGCGCGTAGAACCAGCCGAGGCGCAGCGCCGCGAGGCCGTGGATCTTGGAGAAGGTGCGCAGCATGAGCACGTTCTCGCTCGTCGCCACCAGCTCGATGCCGGCTTCGTAGTCGTTGCGGCGGACGTACTCCGCGTAAGCGGCGTCGAGCACGAGGAGCACGTCCGGCGGCAGGCCGGCGTGCAGGCGCTTGACCTCGTTGAACGGCAGATAGGTGCCGGTCGGATTGTTCGGGTTGGCGAGGAAGACGATCTTGGTCTTCGGCGTGACCTTGGACAGGATCGAATCGACGTCGGCGGTGAGATCCTTCTCCTCCGCGACCACGGGCTTGGCGCCGCAGCCGGTGATGGCGATCGGATACATCAGGAAGCCGTGGCGGCTGTAGACGGCCTCGTCGCCGTCCTGCAGGTAGCCGCGCGCGATCAGGTTGATGAGGTCGTCGGAGCCGGCGCCGCAGATGATGCGGGAAGGATCGAGGCCGTAGGCGCGCGCGATCGCGTCGCGCAGGTCGGTGGCGGAGCCGTCCGGATAGTCCTCCAAATGCAGGCCAACCGTCTTATAGGCGTCGACCGCGCGCGGGCTTGGGCCGAGCGGGCTCTCGTTCGACGAGAGCTTGAACACCTTGGCGACACCGGGCGCGGTGCTCTTGCCGGGAACGTAGGGGGCGATGTCGAGCACGCCGGGGCGCGGTTGCGGACGTTTGGCAGTCATTTCAATAAACCTCACAGTCAATCATGTCCCGCGGAAGCGGGGCATCCAGGAGCCGCTGGGATCCGGGAGTAGGGGATCGCCCGCCTTCGCGGGGGATGACGCCTCAGGTGTCTCAGGGGCTCTTTTCGGCGGCAACCGTATAGCGGGTTGCGTGGCTCCCGACGAGAGCCGACGAGCGGACGGTGGCGCCGGCCTTAACCAAGGTCCGGTTGACCGTTTCGAGCGTCACGTCCTTGGGCAGCGTCACCAGCAGCGCGGCGCCGTCGAAGGCGCGGTCGGGCGCGGCGATGAAGTCGGCCTGCATCGAGAGGGCCTGCGCGGCGCCCGCGCCCCAGCCGGACACGCGGATGCTCCAGACCGTGGCGTCGGTCGCCATGGCGTCGGCGGCGACCCGCGACAGCACGAACACAGGGAAGGCGGCCGGATGGTCCGGCCGCTCGACGAAGGGCAGCCGGGCGATGATCTTCGGCGCGGCGTCGAATTCGAGCGCGCTCCACCAGGCCCCGGCGCCGGCAACCGCCGCGGCCGGCACCAGGCCGAGATCGCCCTTGGATTCCGACACCGCGGCGACGACGCCGGCGGCGCCCATGTGCGGGATGAAGGGCACCGTGAAGCCGAAATGGAAGCGGGCGGAATCGCGCATCGAGGCATCGCCGGCCGACAGGTCCGCATGCACGGAGAAGGGCGCCTGCACGTAAGTGAAGGTGGCGATGATGACGCGCCAGATGCTCTCGACGGTATCGAGCGGCAGGATGCCGCGGTGGCGCTTGACCAGCCGGCGCATCATCTCGGCCTCGCGCGCGGGCCGGAACGCCGAACCGGTTTCCTGACTCTTCTTGACCGCGATGAGCCGGCCGATGATCTCGCTGCGCTCGATGAGCAGACCGTGCATCGTCTCGTCGATGCGATCGATCTCCTTGCGCAGTTCCTCCAGGTTCGGCGGTGTCGTGGTCATGGCCCAACTCTTCTTCCGTCATGGTGGGCGGGAAGGCCCAGCCACCTCATGATCGATATAGGTTCTAAAGGCACGGATGGGCGGCACAAGGGCCGGCCGCGTCCGGGCCGGAGCTTTCGGCCGCAAAATCAGTGAGGCATTGACAGTCTGTTTTAGGCTACCCTAAACGGCCGAGCCCGGAAGGCTTTCTCCGGGCCGTACAATGCCGGGAACGCAATGGACGAAGTGACGAGCAGCTTACCGGAGGCGCCGGACAGCGTCCGCGAGGCCGATGCGCCGCGCGACTCGGCTCTCGCGCATTTCGGCAACGACCAGCCACTCAAACTCGACGCCGGCGTGTCGCTGTCGCCGTTCCAGATCGCCTATCGCACCTACGGAGCGCTCAACGCGGAGCGCTCGAACGCGGTGCTGATCTGCCATGCGCTCACCGGCGACCAGCATGTCGTCGGCACGCATCCGGTCACCAAGAAGAGCGGCTGGTGGGAGACTTTGGTCGGGCCCGGCAAGCCGGTCGATACCGATCGCTACTTCGTCATCTGTTCGAATGTCGTCGGCGGCTGCATGGGGACGAGCGGCCCGGCCTCGATCAATCCGGCCACCGGCAAGCCCTGGGGCCTGGAGTTTCCGGTCATCACCATCCGCGACATGGTGCGCGCGCAGGCGATGCTGCTCGATCATCTCGGCATCGACACCTTGTTCGCGGTGGTCGGCGGTTCGATGGGCGGCATGCAAGTGCTGCAATGGGCGGAGAGCTATCCCGAGCGCGTCTTTGCCGCGTTGCCGATCGCCTGCGCCACGCGCCATTCGGCGCAGAACATCGCCTTTCACGAAGTCGGCCGCCAGGCGATCATGGCCGATCCCGAATGGCGCGGCGGCCGCTATCATCTCGAAGGCACCAATCCGCGCCGCGGTCTCGCGGTCGCGCGCATGGGCGCGCATATCACCTATCTTTCGGACGCGGCGTTGCATCGCAAGTTCGGCCGTAAGTTCCAGGACCGCGAGAATCCGACCTTCTCGTTCGACGCCGACTTCCAGGTCGAGTCTTATCTGCGCCATCAAGGCATCTCGTTCGTCGAGCGTTTCGACGCGAACTCCTATCTCTATCTCACGCGGGCGATGGACTACTTCGATCTCGCCGCCGATCATAACGGCGTGCTCGCCAATGCCTTCAGGGGCGCGCCGACGCGCTTCTGCGTGATTTCATTCACCAGCGACTGGCTGTTTCCGACGTCGGAATCACGCGCCATCGTGCATGCGCTCAATGCCTCGAGCGCGCGTGTGTCGTTCGCCGAAATCGTCTCGGACAAGGGCCACGACGCGTTCCTGCTCGACGAGCCGGAGATGTTCGGCATCGTGCGCGGCTTCCTCGACGGCGCCAGCAAGGCGCGCGGGCTGAAATCCACGAAGGCGGTGTGAGCATGCTGTCGCGCAGCGATCCCAAGCTCAGTGCCAACATCGTACGGACGGCGGGCGGCGCGCGTGTCGACCTCGTGATGGTGGCGGACATGGTCGTGCGCGGCGCCAAAGTGCTCGACGTCGGCTGCGGCGACGGCGAGTTGCTGCGGCTCCTGAGCGAACGGCGCGACGTCGACGGCCGCGGCATCGAATTATCGCGCGAGGGCGTGAACGAATGTGTCGCCAAGGGCCTCGCGGTGGTCCAGGGCGACGCCGACACCGATCTCGGCGACTACCCGGACGACGCCTTCGATTACGTGATCCTGTCGCAGACGCTGCAGGCGACGCGGCAGCCGCGCGTGGTGCTGGAGCACATGCTGCGCATCGGTCGGCACGCGATCGTGTCGTTTCCGAACTTCGGACATTGGAGCGTGCGTCTGCAGTTGATGTTCGCCGGCCATATGCCACGCACGGAAATCCTGCCCTACAGCTGGTACGACACGCCGAACATCCATCACTGCACCATCAAGGACTTCGTCCAGCTCTGCACAGCGATCGGCGTCAAGATGGAGAAGTCGGTGGCGTTGAATGCCTGGGGCTCGCCGCTGCGGCTGAATGCGCCGTGGTGGTTCTGGAATTTGTTTGGCCAGCAGGCGGTCTTTCTGCTCAGCCGCAAGAGCTAAGTATTACATCGGCGTTTGGCGAAAGTTGCGATCGCTGGCGTAATGTATAGCGCCGTACATTCGCATTTCTTGCAAGTCATCTCGGAACAAAGTGCAGGCAAGAGAACTTGGACTGCGTGAGTTGATCATCGCTGTCCTCGTGTCTGCTCGCGCGTTCGTTTCTATCGAAAATTGCAGTTAACTAAAGTAACGCGGTAAAGTGCCGAAAACGGTGCTGATATACCATTTCTGATCTGTATCCTGAGTATAGTTGTCATGCGCGTGCGTATTTTGTGGCTAATAAAGCTTGCCCTGTGAGTGCCGTAAATATTAAAGGCCGGGGCATTCTTCGGTTTTACGCCGAAATACCCTTCCATCACCACGAAATCGTCACCGTTATTCTGCGGTAAATGCCGCAGCTTCTCGGCTGAATTGGTCGGTGGAGAATCTTTGCTTAGATGAGAGGACTACCCATCATGAATCTTAAGAAGAGACGGGCGACAATCCTGCTGTGTTCAGCCGCAATGGTCGCGCTCACGAGTTCGGCTTATGCAAAGCCGGTTCATAAGAAAGCAGCGCATCGCCACAGTTATCATCGGCAGGCTGTTGCGCCGGCCGTGCCGGCATTTGGAAATACGGCGTTCTCCGGAGCCGATCGCGATCCGCGCTATTCGGCAGGCGCTATGCAAACGCGGCAGGCCGAAGCGCCGTCCGCGCCGGTAGCGACCACGCGCCGTGGACGGCGCGCGCAAGCCGCCGCGATGGCGCAGCAGACGTCCGGCTTCAGCAGCTTCGGCGGCAGTTCGTCGCTGGTGGCTGAGGCGCGCAAATATCTCGGCACCAATCCGACCGGCCGCCGCAGCCTCTGGTGCGGCGCGTTCATGGACATGGTGCTTCGCCGCACCGGTCATGCGGGCGGTGGTAATCTCGCCAAGGCCTATGCCAGCTACGGGCGCCGCGTGTCGGGTCCGCAGGTGGGCGCTATCGCCGTGATGGGCCGCAAGGGCGGTGGTCATGTCGGCGTCGTCAGCGGCGTCGATCCAAACGGCAACCCGATCATCGTCTCGGGCAACCATAACCGTACCGTCGCGGAGTCGGTTTATCCGGCGGGCCGCATTCAGGCCTACGTGTTGCCGGGCGGCTGATCCGCCGCGCCCATCGTTCGACGTTTCATCGCGCCTCGCTCGGCAACGAGCGGGGCGCGTTGTTTTTTGCGGCCTGCGGCTCCTGCCTAAGCTTCTGTGATCGTGTCGCCGACGGCGACATCGCCGCCGCCGATCACCTCGGCATAGACCCCGCAATCCATGTGGTCGAAATTCTGCATCAGCGTTTGCGGGATGGTGAGATCGCGCGCGCCGGTCTGCGGATCGACATTGGTGGCCGCGCACCGCACGATGCGTTTGACCACCTTCAGCCGCGCACCGCCGATGGTCAGTTCGCGGTCGAGCAGGTCGAACTCGTGCCATGCCGGCCAGCCGCGCACATAGACGTTCGCCCGGAAGCGCAGCGGGTCGATGGACGCGCCGACGACCGTTTCCAGCGCGCCGACCGAGGCAAGGTTGATAATCGAGACGACCTTCCTGGCGACATCCGAGAAGCTGTGTCCCGCGCCGTAGAGGATCTTGGGCGGCCCGCGCAGCTCATCGGCGCAATAACTCGCGAAGAACGCTTCGACCGCCGTCCGGCCTTCCGGCGTGCGCAGATCGCCGCGCGCCACCTCCTTGCCGTCGAACCGGACGGTGAGGGTGTGGCTTGTCTCGTCGTAATCGGTCTTGAGCGCCGCCAGCCTTTCGTTTCGCATCAGCATCAGGAAACGCTGCTTTGGGAAATAGGCGGGGGCGGCCGGGTCAAAGCCGATCGGGCCGTTCTCGATGGCGTAGAGCCGGTCGGCCGGCACCGTCTGACCGGCCGTCAGCGTCGTGCGCGGGAGGGCTTGGGGCGACAGGCCCTTAACCGGGTAGCGGTAAAGAGCCTGGATAATGGGTTGGTCGGGCGCATTCGCCATGGACGGCCTTCGGCTGCTTGCGGTCGCGGCCCGAAGGCCCGTTTGCCTGACCTATATCAAGCAACAAGGGTCTTCAAACGGGAATAAAGGCACCCACATAAGGTCCGAGGCGGGCCGCCTGGTTCAGGGACCTGCTTGTTATCCGGTGCCATTTTGGGCCGAGGGAGTAGACGATGAACTTTGAGAAATACACCGACCGCGCCCGCGGTTTCGTGCAGTCCGCGCAGTCTTTGGCGCTGCGTGAGGGCCACCAGCAATTTGCCCCCGAACATCTCCTGAAAGTCCTGCTCGACGACCCCGAGGGGTTGGCCGCGGGGCTGATCGACCGTTCCGGCGGCAATTCGCGGCAGGCCTTGCAGCAGACCGAGGCGGCGCTCGCCAAGCGCCCCAAGATTTCCGGCGGTGGCGCCGGCCAGATCTATCTCGATCCCGCATTGGCTCGGGTCTTCGACGCCGCCGAGAAGGCCGGCGAGAAGGCCGGCGATAGTTTCGTGACGGTCGAGCGGCTTCTGCTCGCGCTGGCGCTCGAGAAAGACAGCGAGGCGGGCAAGGTTTTGAAAGCGGCCGGCGTCACGCCGCAGAATCTCAACGCCGCGATCGAAGCGCTGCGCAAGGGCCGCACCGCCGACAGTGCGT from Pseudolabrys taiwanensis includes:
- a CDS encoding MOSC domain-containing protein → MANAPDQPIIQALYRYPVKGLSPQALPRTTLTAGQTVPADRLYAIENGPIGFDPAAPAYFPKQRFLMLMRNERLAALKTDYDETSHTLTVRFDGKEVARGDLRTPEGRTAVEAFFASYCADELRGPPKILYGAGHSFSDVARKVVSIINLASVGALETVVGASIDPLRFRANVYVRGWPAWHEFDLLDRELTIGGARLKVVKRIVRCAATNVDPQTGARDLTIPQTLMQNFDHMDCGVYAEVIGGGDVAVGDTITEA
- a CDS encoding TIGR02594 family protein — protein: MQTRQAEAPSAPVATTRRGRRAQAAAMAQQTSGFSSFGGSSSLVAEARKYLGTNPTGRRSLWCGAFMDMVLRRTGHAGGGNLAKAYASYGRRVSGPQVGAIAVMGRKGGGHVGVVSGVDPNGNPIIVSGNHNRTVAESVYPAGRIQAYVLPGG
- a CDS encoding prephenate/arogenate dehydrogenase family protein, whose amino-acid sequence is MTSKTLFNRMALIGVGLIGSSIARAAKLQGAVGSIVATARSPETRRRVAELGIADQVVESNAAAVEGADLVIVCIPVGACGPVAQEIGPYLAPGAIVSDVGSVKGSVVRDMSPHLPSNVHFVPAHPVAGTEYSGPDAGFAELFVNRWCILTPPEGTDPSATEKLAAFWSLLGANVETMSPEHHDLVLAVTSHLPHLIAYTIVGTADELQNVTRSEVLKFSAGGFRDFTRIAASDPTMWRDIFVANKDAVLEMLGRFNEDISALTRAIRNGDGNTLFEHFTRTRAIRRGIVQIGQDSPAPDFGRPHPGLPHTPLPKPYAADEG
- a CDS encoding class I SAM-dependent methyltransferase, which codes for MKRANTAAKDKEAWSKLWPSQHPEKSVPLLQALHILTRDGTLNADSRRKLTQVLHLTQLLRPALETLLKEKEEPVLADVGAGKSYLGFILYDLVFGPAGRGSIVGIEAREKLVEASRGLAASSGFERMTFIASPITEATVSGGHADMVTALHACDTATDDAIRFALRHEAKVIALVPCCQAEVARLLEGHGGPLRQLWRHPIQRREFGAHVTNVIRGLVLEAHGYKVRVTEFTGLEHTMKNELILAERHQRSNAQARGELTRLIDQLGVKPALLDALP
- a CDS encoding lysophospholipid acyltransferase family protein, whose translation is MIVLRSIAFNVLFYVGTFVYLIAALPTFFMRYTAIVEVAKSWARFNLMLLRVVVGLDYEIRGREKIPPGAVLVAAKHQSAWETFALLPLFPNPVFILKRELQWIPIFGWLTIKGRMVPVDRRKGAKALVAMVERARIELALNRQLIIFPEGTRRPAGADPAYKQGVAHLYVAEGVPCVPIALNSGLFWPRRSVRRHPGKVLVEILDPIPAGLAREEFFQRLQAAIEPATARLIAEAKARGTDKT
- the hisC gene encoding histidinol-phosphate transaminase; this translates as MTAKRPQPRPGVLDIAPYVPGKSTAPGVAKVFKLSSNESPLGPSPRAVDAYKTVGLHLEDYPDGSATDLRDAIARAYGLDPSRIICGAGSDDLINLIARGYLQDGDEAVYSRHGFLMYPIAITGCGAKPVVAEEKDLTADVDSILSKVTPKTKIVFLANPNNPTGTYLPFNEVKRLHAGLPPDVLLVLDAAYAEYVRRNDYEAGIELVATSENVLMLRTFSKIHGLAALRLGWFYAPAHICDALNRIRGPFNVSAPASAAGIAAIGDSGHIERSIAFNGEWLAWVTKELAKLGLKVTPSVANFILIHFPDTPGKGAAEADEFLTKRGLVMRRVKAYHLPNALRMSIGTEEANRLVVAALKEFLGKAA
- a CDS encoding chorismate mutase; amino-acid sequence: MTTTPPNLEELRKEIDRIDETMHGLLIERSEIIGRLIAVKKSQETGSAFRPAREAEMMRRLVKRHRGILPLDTVESIWRVIIATFTYVQAPFSVHADLSAGDASMRDSARFHFGFTVPFIPHMGAAGVVAAVSESKGDLGLVPAAAVAGAGAWWSALEFDAAPKIIARLPFVERPDHPAAFPVFVLSRVAADAMATDATVWSIRVSGWGAGAAQALSMQADFIAAPDRAFDGAALLVTLPKDVTLETVNRTLVKAGATVRSSALVGSHATRYTVAAEKSP
- a CDS encoding gamma-glutamylcyclotransferase, which translates into the protein MNAPENNGEDLWVFGYGSLIWRPGFDFIDQRKARCVGAHRALCVYSFVHRGTPEKPGLVLGLDRGGNCRGVAYRVTADKRAATIQYLREREQVTMVYREAWRTVWLDDDPKQRVSAVCYMVDRGHEQFAGRLTLEQQLHHVRQGHGRSGNNRDYVLETVGALEKLGFRDRELHLLAERLKGTHEQS
- the metX gene encoding homoserine O-acetyltransferase MetX; translated protein: MDEVTSSLPEAPDSVREADAPRDSALAHFGNDQPLKLDAGVSLSPFQIAYRTYGALNAERSNAVLICHALTGDQHVVGTHPVTKKSGWWETLVGPGKPVDTDRYFVICSNVVGGCMGTSGPASINPATGKPWGLEFPVITIRDMVRAQAMLLDHLGIDTLFAVVGGSMGGMQVLQWAESYPERVFAALPIACATRHSAQNIAFHEVGRQAIMADPEWRGGRYHLEGTNPRRGLAVARMGAHITYLSDAALHRKFGRKFQDRENPTFSFDADFQVESYLRHQGISFVERFDANSYLYLTRAMDYFDLAADHNGVLANAFRGAPTRFCVISFTSDWLFPTSESRAIVHALNASSARVSFAEIVSDKGHDAFLLDEPEMFGIVRGFLDGASKARGLKSTKAV
- the metW gene encoding methionine biosynthesis protein MetW, whose translation is MLSRSDPKLSANIVRTAGGARVDLVMVADMVVRGAKVLDVGCGDGELLRLLSERRDVDGRGIELSREGVNECVAKGLAVVQGDADTDLGDYPDDAFDYVILSQTLQATRQPRVVLEHMLRIGRHAIVSFPNFGHWSVRLQLMFAGHMPRTEILPYSWYDTPNIHHCTIKDFVQLCTAIGVKMEKSVALNAWGSPLRLNAPWWFWNLFGQQAVFLLSRKS
- a CDS encoding DUF2125 domain-containing protein; translation: MPPDSARRKRRYIVLTVLVALVIVGWSGLWYYAVGQAGNVLDGWRDREAKAGRIYNCGSASIGGYPFRIEVSCQNASAVFRALQPPLEIKTADILAAVQIYQPDLIISEFTGPATIGDAGHPPVLSANWKLGQASVRGTPTAPERVALVFDAPVLERLSGDSRESLLRANHLELHGRVAEGSAADKPVIEAALSAEGITAPALHPAAAQPLDADMVTVLRGLNDLSPKPWAERFREMQAAGGRIDITRARVQQGNILAVGAGQLMLNPQGRLQGQLRVTIAGIDEFLDKIGAQRMVQSSPTMDRLAGFLDRFSPGLGAAARQQAGTNIAAGINMLGEQTTLEGRKAVTLPLRFDDGAAFLGPIPIGKTPALF